A section of the Choristoneura fumiferana chromosome 5, NRCan_CFum_1, whole genome shotgun sequence genome encodes:
- the LOC141428414 gene encoding uncharacterized protein — MFSKFIRPLNYVTPCLSTRAPQVLRLAGKGHQGQPVRCYSDYIPPNQYDVPIPNKLKLGYALRVYWEIIPLAFCTAFTMSLMVGAFLWASMHKVDAVFTTHNLNSISRTMDLRNPKPHKIIIVNQRYEPWPELQAVLDKMTAAEKRALQRLQNCSHGNPV; from the exons ATGTTTTCTAAGTTCATCCGACCTCTGAACTATGTGACGCCGTGTCTCTCGACGCGCGCACCACAGGTGCTCCGACTCGCAGGCAAGGGGCACCAAGGCCAGCCTGTCCGCTGCTACTCGGACTATATCCCTCCAAACCAGTACGATGTCCCCATCCCCAACAAACTGAAGCTGGGTTATGCGTTACGCGTGTACTGGGAGATCATCCCGCTAGCCTTTTGCACCGCCTTTACGATGAGCTTGATGGTTGGTGCATTTTTGTGGGCCTCAATGCATAAG GTAGATGCGGTGTTCACGACTCACAACCTGAACAGTATCTCCCGCACGATGGACCTTCGCAACCCAAAGCCGCACAAGATTATCATCGTGAACCAGAGGTACGAGCCGTGGCCAGAGCTGCAGGCCGTGCTAGACAAGATGACGGCAGCCGAGAAGCGCGCGCTGCAGCGTCTCCAGAACTGCTCCCACGGCAACCCCGTCTAA
- the LOC141428399 gene encoding uncharacterized protein → MAEDDAGAKCKQRFKGIENFLRKVAYNLGNSPSQTEVKIISCIPIDVTDLQQKIIHLERQLEVATSCKKQVMCVQHATCGYTPPACHDSHGGDDTCPASKKSAVSFACAEPCGQYSSPCEPAPRCCSATKRKLFKKKKKSVVCYYAQTTASPFSNYERLSAKQETQNTDTSLNRPFISTDIIRKQYQDERYLEELAGSSQVSAPVCRDAGAASPTARASDVCSCCHGRFLDLDQDMESYHLLSPTSAHTMPQPVDHSVYYDSSFYDMIPVKEKPDKIKKESERAMRREAKAQLDATYWSKSYKPHPARNPLIMNCILPPPSRYMREPHIRYPKRRDRPIPRTWCKNNFSRNTLVECGDTYIKQPAVEKRRPKTILLKNAECTTFNVNDSECQTESSKSIQQPEATAPEEPLQNKTEVTLNQIKNILQSVLTQVKTNNLVKNQPEERNTKDANVQNEALNNSQDPSRILNSYTYSPFTINPYMAACSPAKPPAECPVPMMHQSMSMPPQGTSLPLSHIQNYPLFIHRTSAKQPPCSSCCHPALRRNKPAQPKQTSTSELPRGDLRSKETESLIKEIYKSVALSINAPTNETSHSDYDDHKPTPPKDGAINESGEPVVSNLVTLSRQVGSSAQKIHTKQTAVSTANPSRETSSTLSAISKPSGDQRSAKHFNLACLRNRKGHEPDVQESDTATTSQGHTLKSCIIEETLSEEEGEEDDESASESEEDSEETIAPASKSTKGSGKKGLLSKMFGSVFKKRRKKEQEEYAPSISADDTETSDSDDYQTVYSEPAEKPSKHVRYAPTQKETSKYEDYHKRYGGRQPQYHQNTDQAPAAARRARPPGIYFQNFEMRPTLFDSSRPEYSQHGQDYTSAQSEGRDTGSLPTTRNVGIKLSKQAKWMKKEFKCGPAWKELAES, encoded by the exons ATGGCGGAAGATGATGCAGGGGCGAAGTGCAAACAGCGCTTCAAAGGGATTGAAAATTTTCTCCGCAAAGTAGCCTACAACTTAG GGAATTCCCCATCTCAAACGGAAGTCAAAATCATATCATGCATACCAATCGACGTGACGGATCTGCAACAGAAAATTATACATCTAGAGAGGCAGTTGGAGGTAGCAACGAGTTGCAAGAAGCAGGTGATGTGCGTGCAGCACGCCACCTGCGGGTACACACCGCCCGCCTGCCACGACTCGCACGGCGGCGACGACACGTGCCCCGCCAGCAAGAAGTCCGCCGTCTCCTTCGCCTGCGCGGAGCCGTGCGGCCAGTACAGCAGCCCCTGCGAGCCGGCGCCCAGGTGCTGTTCGGCCACGAAACGGAAACTAttcaaaaagaagaaaaaaagtgtGGTCTGCTACTACGCCCAGACGACAGCCAGTCCGTTCTCTAACTACGAAAGACTTTCCGCCAAACAAGAAACCCAAAATACTGATACCAGTTTGAATCGGCCGTTCATCAGCACCGACATCATTCGCAAGCAGTACCAGGACGAGCGGTACCTGGAGGAGTTGGCGGGCAGCAGCCAGGTGTCGGCGCCGGTGTGCCGCGACGCGGGCGCCGCCTCGCCCACCGCGCGAGCCTCCGACGTCTGCTCCTGCTGCCACGGCCGCTTCCTCGACCTCGACCAGGACATGGAGTCTTACCACCTCTTGAGCCCGACCTCCGCTCATACTATGCCGCAACCTGTCGACCACAGCGTCTATTACGACTCCAGCTTCTATGATATGATCCCAGTAAAGGAAAAAcctgacaaaataaaaaaagaaagcgAAAGAGCTATGAGGCGGGAGGCAAAAGCCCAATTAGATGCTACGTATTGGTCGAAAAGTTACAAGCCCCACCCTGCCCGTAACCCGTTAATCATGAACTGCATTTTACCGCCTCCTTCTCGTTACATGAGAGAACCGCACATTAGATATCCAAAAAGGAGGGATCGCCCCATACCTCGGACATGGTGTAAAAACAACTTTTCTAGAAATACATTAGTAGAATGCGGAGACACGTACATAAAGCAACCCGCGGTGGAGAAGCGCCGACCCAAGACTATTCTATTGAAAAATGCAGAGTGCACCACCTTCAATGTAAACGATTCGGAATGTCAGACAGAATCCTCTAAGAGTATTCAACAACCAGAAGCTACTGCACCTGAAGAGCCCCTACAAAATAAAACTGAGGTAACCTTAAACCAAATCAAAAACATTCTCCAATCCGTTCTGACACAAGTTAAAACTAACAACCTGGTTAAAAATCAGCCTGAAGAAAGGAATACAAAGGATGCAAATGTACAAAACGAAGCCCTGAATAACAGTCAAGACCCCTCGCGTATCCTGAACAGCTACACGTACAGCCCCTTTACAATAAATCCCTACATGGCCGCTTGTTCACCGGCCAAGCCGCCCGCGGAATGCCCCGTGCCTATGATGCACCAGTCTATGAGCATGCCACCGCAAGGCACAAGTTTGCCGCTTTCACATATCCAGAACTATCCATTATTCATTCATCGTACTTCGGCGAAGCAACCGCCATGTTCGAGCTGCTGCCACCCTGCACTCCGAAGAAATAAACCAGCACAACCGAAGCAAACCTCTACCAGCGAATTGCCACGAGGAGATCTCCGCAGCAAGGAAACTGAGAGCCTGATCAAGGAAATATACAAATCGGTTGCTCTGAGCATAAACGCCCCCACAAACGAAACGTCCCACAGCGATTACGACGATCACAAACCAACGCCACCAAAGGACGGTGCTATAAATGAATCGGGTGAGCCTGTGGTATCGAATCTAGTGACACTGAGCCGTCAAGTGGGATCGAGTGCCCAAAAAATTCACACGAAACAAACGGCGGTTAGCACCGCGAACCCGAGCAGGGAGACGTCGAGCACGTTGTCTGCGATCTCCAAGCCCTCGGGCGACCAGCGCTCGGCGAAGCACTTCAACCTCGCGTGCTTGCGCAATCGCAAAGGGCACGAACCCGACGTGCAAGAATCTGATACCGCCACCACCAGCCAAGGACATACACTGAAATCTTGTATCATAGAAGAAACTTTAAGCGAAGAAGAAGGCGAGGAAGACGACGAATCAGCCTCCGAGAGCGAAGAAGACAGTGAGGAGACCATCGCGCCTGCTTCGAAATCAACGAAG GGATCTGGGAAAAAAGGTCTTTTGAGCAAGATGTTCGGGTCCGTATTCAAGAAGAGACGAAAGAAGGAGCAGGAGGAGTACGCCCCGAGCATATCCGCGGACGACACAGAGACCAGCGACTCCGACGACTACCAGACCGTCTACAGCGAGCCAGCAGAGAAGCCGTCCAAGCACGTCCGGTACGCGCCCACACAAAAGGAGACTTCAAAATATGAAGATTACCACAAAAGGTATGGGGGCCGTCAACCGCAATACCATCAGAATACAGACCAGGCTCCCGCTGCCGCGCGGCGCGCGAGACCCCCCGGCATTTACTTCCAGAACTTCGAGATGAGACCCACTTTATTCGATTCATCTCGACCGGAATACTCCCAACATGGTCAAGATTACACGAGTGCCCAAAGCGAAGGAAGGGACACGGGGTCGCTTCCTACGACGAGAAATGTTGGAATAAAGTTGAGCAAGCAAGCGAAGTGGATGAAGAAGGAGTTTAAGTGTGGGCCGGCGTGGAAGGAGCTGGCGGAGAGCTGA
- the LOC141428397 gene encoding uncharacterized protein, with protein MPLRTPRRRISPRTVRRYRAIRNFFRKTLGSVASQPDININSSIAVNVTHLKHKIVGIEHQLDEVSKHCRELASIDNISRITTENSIPTEDNRASTAQIERAPSTRDSVDNEARLLYKTPGSQFEKLDNDTLPKLHNECSERDRRSGDSMNFEVYQTQVSKGRTKKNKRDIHYDNDYGEGSPNLRKNRIQPELKASQAFYTSSSHSDDTPRTEHPITPSDYPIRGRKESWLEDQFPGRSPTRDRDEELGARHKDRTPRNKSKSPPRARESKHGKSKRHKSVCPELDQDYIADIIKRQYKPMTMFGRRESEFSQMSTPVCRDQDTYGVPENVVDGHEPCSCCERGPARCRHGCHEVSDLHSLCDARAYSSRRRARSMHRRHYVDPYNDSSLYDIVPVKERSSPKSRRKFVEDMTHYEHYREVPPSPKSQRPRLNLRAQKFNNYEDFTGHKTRRKRSPYQQRRRCDEDYSDDSSDETVLNEINAIYPKLPNHTKNAQIQEDMEKMSNCHYGTHASKMNANLNDALKKTQEIDLSNDKTDKALCEIKDILQSFLQEIKKDTAGFHCDKVSDVDDKANEKPQEECQQDAAKVTTSVIPGSTHNGFNNAGAGQCGMPYVPSFTNPCCYPLMPVCPVNCVQSGFVMPSTSYTCQNCTSQKEPNCACGKENNTFEDDASKKQSETENLIREIYKYVAQIPSAKKESSGTSKAYSPRENPQVVLASRNAGKTSNASKLDANVGTPPLKCYSKSCEALGPRLSDNYYSRTNASFSDTILEKMSVEITSRSKTPSEAGEPPVEEKKKASRFANVMRSFGLLKKRKKNKEVITELSESEKTIEVDVLPRHAGPPFRQEVSNYMMYGQEYYQQPPIPPFGPQRHPRAHSPRYDYRYPPYDPRRAAFSNAGMNDMYDTYRERQHESPPYYPGMHPQASAPPYTSSYETPCSHNLQPQIPLCLKEIEVRSTGTQSERKMPFFKKFSQKKKQSATFLMQEEQNNVAAAQATQNKPKMFSWKQLQAKASKTAYDLEPIEYSLKTQKKLAEGDIKLRDALLAKLLKRKNPFSRKNMLMRTLMAGKESAGWNGPGVLQKTGAIRSPKMFM; from the exons ATGCCCCTGCGCACCCCGCGCCGCCGCATCTCGCCGCGCACCGTCAGACGGTATCGGGCGATCCGGAACTTCTTTCGGAAAACGCTCG GCAGCGTCGCATCGCAGCCGGACATCAATATAAATTCCAGTATAGCTGTCAACGTGACTCATTTGAAACACAAGATAGTAGGAATTGAACATCAGCTCGATGAAGTCAGTAAGCATTGCCGCGAGTTAGCCAGTATCGACAATATTTCCAGAATAACGACCGAAAACTCGATACCAACAGAGGATAATAGAGCCAGTACTGCCCAAATAGAAAGAGCCCCGTCTACCAGAGATTCAGTCGACAATGAAGCCAGATTACTTTATAAAACACCAGGAAGTCAATTTGAAAAACTAGATAACGACACACTTCCCAAGTTGCATAATGAATGTAGCGAAAGAGACCGGCGATCAGGTGATAGCATGAATTTCGAAGTATACCAGACTCAGGTTTCTAAAGGCAGGACGAAGAAGAATAAACGTGATATTCACTATGATAACGATTACGGTGAAGGCAGTCCGAACTTACGCAAGAATAGAATCCAGCCGGAACTCAAGGCCTCGCAGGCTTTTTATACCAGCAGTAGCCACTCGGATGATACGCCCAGGACTGAACACCCTATCACGCCGTCAGACTACCCAATACGCGGCAGAAAGGAATCATGGCTGGAAGATCAATTCCCTGGTCGATCCCCTACTCGGGATAGAGATGAAGAGCTGGGTGCAAGACATAAGGACAGAACCCCGCGCAATAAATCAAAGAGCCCCCCCAGAGCTCGAGAGAGCAAACATGGAAAGAGCAAACGGCATAAATCGGTCTGCCCCGAGTTAGATCAAGATTATATTGCCGATATAATAAAACGGCAATACAAACCTATGACGATGTTCGGCCGAAGAGAATCGGAATTTAGTCAAATGTCTACACCTGTTTGCCGTGACCAGGACACGTATGGCGTGCCAGAGAACGTGGTGGACGGTCACGAGCCGTGCTCGTGCTGCGAGCGGGGCCCGGCGCGCTGCCGGCACGGCTGCCACGAGGTCAGCGACCTGCACAGCCTGTGCGACGCGCGCGCCTACAGctcgcgccgccgcgcgcgctccATGCATCGCCGCCATTACGTGGACCCTTACAACGACTCCAGTCTCTACGACATCGTCCCAGTCAAAGAAAGATCAAGTCCGAAGTCTAGAAGAAAATTTGTCGAAGATATGACGCACTATGAGCACTATAGAGAAGTTCCTCCTTCGCCGAAATCGCAAAGACCTCGCTTAAACCTTCGAGCGCAGAAATTCAATAATTACGAAGATTTTACTGGGCACAAGACTCGGAGGAAACGATCGCCGTACCAGCAACGGAGACGATGCGATGAAGACTATAGCGATGACTCATCGGACGAAACCGTTCTGAACGAAATCAACGCAATCTACCCAAAATTACCAAACCATACTAAAAATGCTCAAATACAAGAGGACATGGAAAAGATGAGTAATTGTCATTACGGTACGCACGCGAGCAAAATGAACGCTAACCTGAACGATGCGTTGAAAAAAACACAAGAAATCGATTTAAGCAATGATAAAACTGACAAAGCTTTGTGTGAAATAAAAGACATCCTTCAAAGTTTTCTtcaagaaataaagaaagatacCGCCGGATTCCATTGTGATAAAGTGAGCGATGTCGATGATAAAGCAAACGAAAAACCTCAAGAAGAATGTCAACAGGACGCTGCGAAGGTGACTACGAGCGTTATCCCGGGCAGCACACACAACGGCTTTAACAACGCCGGCGCCGGGCAGTGCGGCATGCCGTACGTGCCCAGCTTCACCAACCCGTGCTGCTACCCGCTGATGCCGGTCTGTCCCGTCAACTGCGTGCAGAGCGGCTTTGTCATGCCCAGCACCAGCTACACCTGTCAGAACTGCACGAGCCAAAAGGAACCTAATTGTGCCTGCGGAAAAGAAAACAACACATTCGAGGACGATGCCTCGAAAAAACAGAGTGAAACCGAAAATCTTATAAGAGAGATATACAAGTACGTCGCCCAAATTCCTAGTGCGAAAAAGGAGTCCTCTGGGACCAGTAAAGCCTACTCTCCGAGGGAAAATCCGCAAGTCGTGCTGGCGTCCCGGAACGCCGGCAAGACTTCGAACGCTTCCAAGCTGGACGCGAATGTCGGCACGCCGCCGCTGAAGTGCTACTCCAAAAGCTGCGAGGCGCTGGGCCCGCGTCTCTCCGACAACTACTATTCGCGCACCAACGCCAGCTTCTCCGACACCATACTCGAGAAAATGAGCGTGGAAATCACCTCTCGGTCTAAGACCCCCTCTGAAGCCGGCGAACCCCCCGTAGAGGAAAAG AAAAAAGCAAGCAGATTTGCTAATGTCATGCGCTCGTTCGGATTGCTTAAGAAACGCAAAAAGAACAAAGAGGTCATAACAGAACTTAGCGAAAGCGAAAAAACAATCGAAGTGGACGTACTGCCCAGGCACGCTGGTCCACCTTTTAGGCAGGAGGTTTCGAACTACATGATGTACGGGCAAGAATATTACCAGCAGCCCCCCATACCGCCTTTCGGGCCGCAACGACACCCGCGGGCGCACTCCCCCCGTTACGATTACCGGTACCCTCCGTACGACCCTCGAAGGGCAGCATTTTCCAATGCAGGGATGAACGACATGTATGATACATATCGTGAACGTCAGCATGAGTCGCCTCCGTACTACCCCGGCATGCACCCTCAAGCTTCAGCGCCTCCCTACACCAGCTCCTATGAAACTCCATGCTCCCACAATCTGCAGCCGCAAATTCCTCTGTGTCTTAAAGAAATCGAAGTAAGAAGCACGGGGACGCAGAGTGAAAGGAAAATGCctttctttaaaaagttttccCAAAAAAAGAAGCAGTCTGCCACTTTCTTGATGCAAGAGGAGCAAAACAACGTTGCCGCCGCGCAGGCCACGCAAAACAAGCCAAAAATGTTTAGTTGGAAGCAACTACAGGCGAAAGCTAGCAAGACCGCGTATGACCTTGAGCCAATCGAGTACTCGTTGAAAACTCAGAAAAAACTAGCAGAAGGTGACATTAAGTTGCGTGACGCATTACTGGCTAAATTATTGAAAAGGAAGAATCCGTTCTCTCGAAAGAATATGCTCATGCGCACCCTGATGGCAGGCAAGGAGTCGGCTGGCTGGAACGGACCGGGCGTCCTCCAGAAGACCGGGGCCATACGCTCGCCCAAGATGTTCATGTGA
- the PGAP3 gene encoding per1-like protein PGAP3 isoform X2 — MHEYKLYKCVSLLLFPDGSFTVEAYKQLDLPTRLLQWGCRDDCRYHCMWRTVDAFQERGYDVPKFHGKWPFARLVGVQEPASTFASLLNLAAHVYMHYKMTTQFSVKNTPLLIFWHAFAVVCENAWTWSIIFHSRDTEFTEFMDYACALSMVMALLAAAIVRVFHGRRKQFPLALLVFMVCYYATHVRYLYSGRIDYSFNMTVNVVCGCLGGVLWSLWAGLSLARGRRHAARLLAFAGWSAAALALELLDCAPRAGWDAHALWHLATAPLPLLFYRFVIDDLRYLRKEKEDTKTDLKSS, encoded by the exons GAAGCATACAAACAGCTAGACTTGCCAACAAGGCTGCTGCAGTGGGGTTGCCGGGATGATTGCCGCTACCACTGCATGTGGCGGACCGTGGATGCGTTTCAGGAGAGAGGATATGATGTGCCCAAGTTTCATGGCAAA TGGCCATTTGCTAGATTGGTCGGCGTGCAAGAGCCAGCCTCTACCTTCGCGTCACTGCTGAACTTGGCTGCCCATGTATACATGCATTACAAAATGACAACGCAGTTCTCTGTTAAGAACACACCACTGCTGATATTCTGGCATGCATTTGCTGTT GTCTGCGAGAATGCTTGGACGTGGTCAATTATTTTCCACAGCAGGGACACCGAGTTTACTGAGTTTATGGACTATGCATGTGCGTTGTCTATGGTCATGGCGCTGCTCGCCGCCGCCATTGTTAG GGTGTTCCACGGGCGGCGCAAGCAGTTCCCGCTGGCGTTGCTGGTGTTCATGGTGTGCTACTACGCGACGCACGTGCGCTACCTCTACTCCGGGAGGATCGACTACTCGTTTAACATGACTGTCAACGTCGTTTGTG GGTGCTTGGGCGGGGTCCTGTGGTCTTTGTGGGCGGGGCTGTCGctggcgcgcgggcggcggcacGCGGCGCGGCTGCTGGCGTTCGCGGGCTGGTcggcggcggcgctggcgctCGAGCTGTTGGActgcgcgccgcgcgccggcTGGGACGCGCACGCGCTCTGGCACCTCGCCACCGCGCCGCTGCCGCTGCTATTCTACCG GTTCGTGATAGACGACCTTCGCTATTTGCGGAAAGAAAAGGAAGATACGAAGACAGATCTCAAGTCATCataa